A region from the Vigna radiata var. radiata cultivar VC1973A unplaced genomic scaffold, Vradiata_ver6 scaffold_133, whole genome shotgun sequence genome encodes:
- the LOC106753417 gene encoding aldehyde oxidase GLOX, translated as MGNFSAYLSCFLLLLFLAPARADLPGTWEVLVADAGIASMHTVVTRFNTAVLLDRTNIGPSRKLLPKGHCRYDQDDALLKRDCYAHSVHLDLETNQVRPLKILTDTWCSSGQFLPDGTLLQTGGDLDGLRKIRMFNPCDATGFCDWKELDDVELAEGRWYATNQILPDGSVIIIGGRGSNTVEFFPPRKDGAVLFPFLAETEDTQMDNLYPYVHLLPNGHLFVFANTRSVMYDFTRHVIVKEYPKLEGGPRNYPSAGSSAMLALQEDYSKAEIVVCGGAQYGAFLQRSTDSPAHGSCGRILALGDKENPKWEMENMPFGRIMGDMVMLPSGDVLVINGAMSGTQGFESASNPCLNPVLYRPDQPAGLRFMVLNPGTVPRMYHATANLLPDGRVLLAGSNPHVLYRFDAEYPTELRVEAFSPEYLSPDRANLRPVIEEVPETVSFGGSFDVVVSVSLPVVAIVEVNLASAPFATHSFSQGQRLVKLAVSSAVPDGDGKYRISVTSPPSGKVAPPGYYMAFAVNQGVPSVAKWIHVA; from the coding sequence ATGGGAAACTTCTCTGCTTACCTGTCATGctttcttctcctcctttttctagCACCCGCACGTGCCGACCTCCCCGGCACGTGGGAGGTTCTCGTCGCCGACGCCGGCATAGCCTCCATGCACACAGTGGTCACTCGCTTCAACACCGCCGTTCTCCTCGACCGGACCAACATCGGCCCCTCAAGAAAACTCCTCCCCAAGGGCCACTGCCGCTACGACCAGGACGATGCCCTGTTAAAGCGCGATTGCTACGCGCACTCAGTCCACCTCGACCTCGAAACTAACCAGGTCCGTCCTTTGAAAATCCTCACCGACACGTGGTGTTCCTCTGGTCAGTTCCTCCCCGACGGCACGCTTCTGCAGACCGGCGGCGACCTCGACGGGTTGAGAAAGATCCGAATGTTCAACCCGTGTGACGCAACCGGGTTCTGCGACTGGAAAGAGCTAGACGACGTCGAATTGGCGGAAGGCAGATGGTACGCCACTAACCAGATTTTGCCGGACGGATCGGTGATTATAATCGGCGGAAGAGGCTCCAACACTGTCGAATTTTTCCCTCCACGCAAAGACGGTGCCGTTTTGTTTCCCTTTTTGGCTGAAACGGAAGACACTCAGATGGATAACTTATACCCTTACGTCCATCTTCTTCCTAACGGTCACCTTTTCGTTTTCGCCAACACGCGGTCGGTGATGTATGATTTCACGCGCCACGTCATCGTTAAGGAATACCCTAAATTGGAGGGCGGTCCGAGGAACTACCCTTCTGCAGGGTCCTCCGCGATGTTGGCTTTACAAGAGGACTACTCAAAAGCGGAGATTGTTGTGTGCGGCGGCGCGCAATACGGAGCTTTTTTGCAACGGAGTACGGACTCCCCGGCGCACGGTAGCTGTGGGCGCATATTAGCTCTGGGGGACAAAGAAAATCCAAAATGGGAAATGGAGAACATGCCGTTTGGGAGAATAATGGGCGATATGGTGATGCTTCCAAGCGGCGACGTTTTGGTTATTAATGGAGCTATGTCCGGAACACAGGGGTTTGAGTCGGCTAGTAATCCTTGTTTGAACCCGGTTCTGTACCGGCCTGATCAACCGGCTGGGTTGCGGTTCATGGTTTTGAACCCTGGCACGGTCCCGAGAATGTACCACGCAACGGCGAATTTGTTACCCGACGGGAGGGTTCTCCTTGCGGGAAGTAACCCGCATGTTCTCTACCGGTTCGACGCTGAGTATCCGACCGAGTTAAGAGTTGAAGCGTTTTCACCCGAGTATTTGTCCCCGGACAGGGCGAATCTTAGACCGGTCATTGAGGAGGTGCCCGAAACGGTGAGCTTTGGGGGGAGTTTCGATGTGGTGGTTTCAGTTTCTTTGCCTGTGGTGGCGATCGTCGAAGTGAATTTGGCCAGTGCTCCTTTTGCTACGCATTCGTTTTCGCAGGGTCAACGTCTGGTCAAACTGGCGGTTTCCTCTGCGGTGCCAGACGGCGACGGGAAGTACCGGATCAGCGTTACTTCGCCACCAAGTGGGAAAGTGGCGCCGCCCGGTTATTACATGGCCTTCGCGGTGAACCAGGGCGTGCCCAGCGTTGCCAAGTGGATACACGTGGCGTAG
- the LOC106753443 gene encoding uncharacterized protein LOC106753443, whose translation MCVDFTDLNKACPKDNYPLPSIDRLVDGASGHMVLSFLDAYSGYNQIPMYAPDRDNTAFITEQANYCYKVMPFGLKNAGATYQRLMDKIFHNQIGRCMEVYVDIMVVRSCSHQQHLRDLTEVFQQLKRYGLRLNPSKCTFGVSAGKFLGFMLTSRGIEANPEKCRAILEMRTPTKLKEVQCLVGRLTALSRFIPRLSEHIKPILNNMKKNVPRHWDDHCEAAFSAVKNILTNPPIMSRSEEGFDLQLYLSTSGHSVSAALIQETPVFKLIYFVSRTLQGAEERYSQVEKVALAFLTAARRLRPYFQSHQVVVRTNHPVARILRKPDLIRRMVSWSIELSEFGLRFEPQGSVKGQHLADFAAELLTATEPSVWNLNVDGSSDKRGAGAGIVLEGLNGLLVEQAISFTFQLSNNQAEYEALISGLLLAAELDIQHLECRMDSQLVVGHINGTFQVKDNHLLRYYHKVSDLIKAFNTFRIIHVPREQNSRADLLSKLTHSRGNSQLTSDIIQLIIQQEQGARVSAADSKRIARFTFIGDDLYRRGYTTPLLKCLSSEEAKYVMQELHHGICGSHSGKRTLRAKILRAEALATISARKVQSFIWHLICRFGIPQKIITDNGRQFIDRTVEDFLKGLGIKHVTSSVEHPQTNGQAEATNKAIISELKKRLGQAKGLWVEELPEVLWAYRCTPHGSIGETPFNLTYGTDAMLPVEIGEPSLRRHIQDMTLNEEQLRMNLDTLHERREIALIKNEAQKRLITRRYNTKVRPRHFTEGDLVWRKRGDARKNKSHGKLADNWEGPFRISKDLKNGAYQLEYLDGKMVPNTWNVTHLKFYYS comes from the exons ATGTGTGTAGATTTCACCGATCTAAACAAGGCCTGCCCCAAAGATAACTATCCCCTCCCCAGCATTGATCGCCTGGTGGATGGCGCCTCCGGTCACATGGTCCTCAGTTTCTTAGACGCATACTCGGGGTATAATCAAATTCCAATGTATGCCCCGGATCGAGACAACACGGCTTTCATCACCGAGCAAGCTAATTATTGCTACAAGGTAATGCCATTCGGCCTAAAAAATGCAGGTGCCACCTATCAACGACTCATGGATAAAATCTTCCACAATCAAATCGGGCGTTGCATGGAGGTTTATGTGGATATTATGGTCGTACGAAGCTGTTCCCATCAGCAACACTTACGAGATCTGACAGAGGTCTTCCAGCAACTCAAAAGGTACGGTTTACGCCTCAACCCGTCCAAATGCACCTTCGGAGTATCAGCAGGTAAATTTCTTGGGTTCATGCTAACAAGCCGTGGAATCGAAGCCAACCCGGAAAAATGTCGAGCAATACTGGAAATGAGAACCCCAACCAAATTGAAAGAAGTTCAATGCCTAGTCGGACGCCTCACCGCTTTATCACGGTTTATACCGAGGCTTTCCGAGCACATCAAGCCGATACTCAACaacatgaagaaaaatgttCCTCGACATTGGGACGATCACTGTGAGGCGGCCTTCTCCGCCGTAAAAAACATATTGACTAACCCGCCTATCATGAGCCGTTCAGAAGAGGGGTTTGACTTACAATTATATCTTTCCACGTCCGGTCATTCGGTAAGTGCCGCCCTCATACAGGAAACACCGGTATTTAAACTCATCTATTTTGTTAGCAGAACCTTGCAGGGAGCCGAGGAACGATATTCACAGGTGGAGAAAGTGGCATTGGCCTTTCTTACTGCGGCCCGGCGGCTTCGCCCATACTTTCAAAGCCATCAAGTTGTCGTCCGAACCAATCATCCTGTCGCCAGGATCCTCAGGAAACCGGACTTAATCAGAAGGATGGTTTCCTGGTCCATTGAATTATCCGAATTCGGCTTACGCTTCGAGCCACAAGGCTCCGTCAAAGGACAACACTTGGCAGATTTTGCAGCCGAGCTACTCACTGCAACAGAACCGTCCGTGTGGAATTTGAACGTTGACGGATCTTCAGATAAACGAGGAGCAGGAGCCGGAATAGTATTGGAAGGACTGAACGGTCTTCTTGTCGAGCAGGCCATATCCTTCACGTTCCAGCTCAGTAACAATCAGGCAGAGTATGAAGCTCTCATCAGCGGATTACTCCTGGCGGCCGAACTAGACATCCAACACTTAGAATGCCGAATGGATTCTCAATTGGTTGTGGGGCACATTAACGGCACTTTCCAGGTCAAAGACAACCATCTGTTGCGATACTACCACAAAGTCAGCGACCTTATTAAAGCGTTCAACACTTTCAGAATTATTCATGTACCCAGGGAACAAAATTCCCGAGCAGATTTACTCTCCAAGCTAACACATAGCCGAGGAAATTCCCAGCTTACCTCG GATATAATACAGTTGATAATTCAGCAAGAACAAGGCGCTCGGGTGAGTGCGGCTGATTCTAAGCGAATTGCTCGCTTCACATTCATAGGAGATGATCTTTATCGACGCGGATACACTACACCTCTGTTGAAGTGTTTATCCAGCGAAGAAGCCAAGTACGTCATGCAAGAACTACATCATGGAATTTGCGGCTCTCATTCAGGAAAGAGAACACTCAGAGCCAAGATATTACGGGCAG AGGCTCTTGCAACAATCAGTGCCCGGAAAGTACAAAGTTTCATCTGGCACCTAATTTGCCGATTCGGCATACCACAGAAGATCATTACTGACAACGGTCGGCAATTTATCGACCGTACGGTAGAAGATTTCCTCAAAGGACTTGGTATCAAACATGTCACAAGTTCTGTAGAACACCCTCAAACCAACGGGCAGGCCGAGGCTACAAACAAAGCCATCATCTCCGAGTTAAAGAAACGCCTTGGACAAGCTAAAGGCTTGTGGGTCGAAGAGCTGCCTGAAGTACTTTGGGCCTACCGGTGCACACCACACGGATCAATAGGTGAGACCCCATTCAACCTCACGTACGGCACAGATGCCATGTTACCGGTCGAAATAGGAGAACCGTCTCTCCGACGGCATATACAAGATATGACTCTCAATGAAGAACAACTACGGATGAACCTCGATACCCTACACGAACGGCGCGAAATTGCGTTAATCAAGAATGAAGCACAGAAGCGATTGATAACCAGACGATACAATACCAAAGTCAGGCCTCGACATTTCACCGAAGGAGACCTCGTTTGGCGGAAACGAGGTGACGCACGAAAGAACAAATCACACGGCAAGCTGGCTGACAATTGGGAAGGACCTTTCCGAATCAGCAAAGATTTGAAGAACGGAGCATATCAACTGGAATACTTGGATGGCAAAATGGTGCCGAACACTTGGAACGTCACCcatctcaaattttattatagttaa